Genomic segment of Salvia hispanica cultivar TCC Black 2014 chromosome 2, UniMelb_Shisp_WGS_1.0, whole genome shotgun sequence:
aatttgttttaatgttCCAAGCCTAGAGTTGActatttgattagttattgttttatttattttgttgtgaaagtgataattaaaatagtgggaGCTTTTCTTAATGAATGATTAAACTCTAAGTGTTTAATAAGAGCTTCATAGCTCGTTTTATTAAACTAGGATGAATTTAACTCCAAGcactatttaaattgttttaatagccttaaagaatattgagactagtatttttctacttttaaaagtgggagctaaattttgtctcatagaatattcataaatggaaTTAAGGTAATGTTTGATAGAGTTAAAAAGGGTTCACACCCTAGAATGAAAGAAGTGATGAATTGCACACTTTCTAAGACtctaataacattaaaagatATTTCCAAGTTAGCTATTAAAGATTAGAATTGCTTTTGGATTTCCAAAGAAAGTATTTCTAAAGATCACAACAAatggttaaataaatgaactcttggaatttatgactataaaacaaagaatgcAATCAttcggttttattttgtcataaggACTAATTTCCAATTAGTCATTGTGATGAGGTAATTATGTTCATGCATAAATTTACATCACAAGTTATATAGCAAGGATAATACCAAGTTAGGTtggtattatataattaaagttttgggaatcATATTCGACATGAttaaaaactttatatttGCTATAAGTATTCTACTTTAATTAGTAGAAATTCAGAAGGATCAAAATAGTGGATTTTGATAGAGGAATATGTATAAGTGCGCTTGAGAAAGgcacataaaattattccaCTGGATCAAAGGGCctagaaatattttgatcaaataatcGTGCTCCTTAGCAAGAATTAAGGTTATAAATTACAAGTATATTTTCGTTTTATGTACTCTAGAAAACTATGTTGGTAGATTCTTTTAAAGAATTATAGTTTTGAGTACATAGTGGCCAAAGCCtgctttgagtataagtgggagaaaatgtGTTGTGAATGTGTAGCACAAGGCCAATAAAGCGGttggtatactcgaaagcattctttgagtataagtgggagattgttggggtttgtatactaaaagatgcttcgagcgtacatgcctttgtacagtcagcttgtgcatgtatacgagaaacgccacatccacttgtttacctatttatgagaataaataatataatataatggtttattattgaaatataataaacagtctaaggctttttactaagaaggtcaagtagggaaattcgatgaatctcctcatgagttttccagtaggggacttggccagatctagtaagaagaaaaacgtattcacgacctagataggctttggctacctattggtacggttgcggtgtttgtgataattctctcttacctaagaagagattagtaacaccggtgtggtaaagcactgaaaggatctaatccgaaatgtattctttattgctatctactgaaagaatatatttaagaaagtttagtattttctagtctatattttatcaatattgtttattcaatcaaacgccactttgacttatcaatatgtgagagtttgtacgtaactcaagttcatgatatcttgggtggtagtagttgaataacatgaaggtattggaatattatttcatagaattcgcgtgcccagtatggtatgattaaatccctaaagggtgatccccaagaggtgtttgaaaaaggaatttattattcaaaaaactgcgcagttggaatttattccacgaataataaataaagtttcaaactagaaaaactctttggagaattaattttattctagtcacatagcagacaaaagaactaaattgacggatcaagataatcttaaacgcgagaaatattataaaataaaatggacccaagttatttgtaatttggtgatttaagtgggagtgcaatattattctttagtggaacaaaataatattccattgataatatattaaatcatgggtcatttgatttaattaataatttatctaatgggtgagcccaacacttaagtcattacatggatccccttactagcccaataaggtccactattattaatgaatgaaagggaaaccctagcacacaatccaagacaacacaaaaaccctaaccctagcctaGAAAACGGCGCCTCCCTCTTCTCTGTCACTTGTCTCGATTTTCGTGCCTAGCACGTGGGAGAaatagggttttgattattgttcttgatctatcataattcataggattagatctagacaatttgatgtttgtattgggtttccctagattcattcaaagttatttaattgattatctaagatccgcccacacggatggagaatcaaggacaagggaatagtacggaagattcgtggtcgataaaccaaggatctccgggtggtgtaGCTAGCAACctcaatccaatgatggattatgaggtaacaatcgaatctacatcgaatatgcatgattatgtgtttatttgatgttatatctatagatctatgtaattgcatgaaattggtgtcgaatgcataatcacctaaatagatcctcTTAGGCTAAAGCCCAcatcgaaaataaaatcatttgatttaatttatttttgacaatGATCATATACGACAATGACCATATATGACAATGACAGTAACAAAATCTCGAGCATGATGGTTAATATCACCTCGGAAGAAAAATGCTCCGCGATGTGGTGGCATTGCTATGACCGAGCATTGGTCCCGAGTCCTCGTATAGTGGCATAGTTAGCTCGTCCACAAAAGGAGGACTCGTTGGGGTTGGGAGGTGTTGTTTCCCTACCAGCATCGCCAATACCATGGACATCGATGATGGTCGCGACGCCACTTCTTGGCTACACAATAGTTCTACGTGAAAGACTCGTGAAATCTCATTTTTGATGTCATTGTTAGAGGTATATTTATCTAGCATTAGGTTTGGATCAAAGAGTCCCTCAATTGTTCTCAACTCCTTCCATGCTTAACataataggagtagtacttatttgaaattattactGTTGGTTATTAATCAAAGAGCTatttaccaattataattaatcacTTACTATTTGATCTAGATCTATTACTTTAAAATCGTTCCAAATATCAGACCAAATCATACTAGTCAGTAGTAggttattaaaatatacaagaaatataatcatatttagGCACTGTGTCATTCCGTCAAAATTAgtctctatttatatattactacaaGTTATTCtaaattgtgttaaattttcaataatgatatttcaatcatatttacttatatctcttttatttaactaattttgcataaaaatatgttcGTTCTTAATCAAACTGGTAGTAGAACAACGCTAGTTAGCAAGCTGTCAATTAGCTCGGAGTTTTAACTTCCGTTATTCTGTGTGCCGGAGACGATCTCTAGCAAAAGCACACCGAAGCCATAAACATCTGCTTTCTCCGTCAATCCACCACCGGCGAGGTACTCGGGGGCCCAAGTATCCCCTGCATTTTATTATCCAAAACgataataatttgaattttatttggatCAATTGTAGTGTGTGGTGTGGCTTTTATCATTTTCGGTTGTGATTTCTCATGGAGATATTCCAATCCCTCTGCTATTCCTATAATTATCTTCATTCTCTTCTTCCAATTCAATGCTTCAACTCTGATTGCATCTGTTAGTTTTATATCCTCACATTAATCAATAATCCAATTGATAACTACACTAAACGAAAAGAAACAGAGGAATACATAACAATCAAATCCAAAGACTCCTTTAGTTATCTGGCCTTTTATAAACACAAatgcaataatattattatttttaacctTATATTATTgctccaaaataaaatagtaaacttTAGCatatactattactattataatcaGAAATTATATTTCGACTTATCTAGATGTTTCCATAATAAAATGAGGCAAAGTTCCAAAAGTAGACCTAGGATAAGAAAACATACCAAAGATGAATAGATCAAGGCTCTTGTTTGGAAGATATTCATAAACAATAAGACTCTCTGGTCCTAGGTAAATGCAACCTAGTAATCTCACTAGATTTTTATGCTCAATTCTGCTTTTGATGTTCACTTCATTGTACAACTCCGATGCTCTGTGTTTCGTGTCGAAAAATAGCCTTTTCACTGCAATCTCTCTTCCATCAGACAAAACTCCCTGCCAACAACATTTGGATTTCCATCACTATTTGGGACAAAATAgtcttaaaaaatattaaattgaaaacttttagttatattatttttgacaagtagtaaaattaaagGGTGCTGAAGCTCCCCCTAAGTCCGCCAACCttgagtaaaatttaaattaagggCCTCGCCGTAGCCGGAAGTTCAGAGTTGGCGGCTGATGTTCTCCATGAAGGAGAAGAAGTTTGGGACAAAGACGCGGGTGGGTCCCACGTATGAGCTTGAATGCCTGAGCTCTTGGATCGGCATAGTATGCATGTGTGAGAAGTAGGATTATGAGATTGATCATTGATGATCATACAAAACAAATCTTGATTCACTCAAACTATTCAACGAGTATCGTTTTGAACAAATTAATATGCTGACTTAACGAATCAGAAATTGAAAGTCGACGGTGGAAAAAGTGCTCGAAAGTCTTTGGCCTACacaaaatggcaaaaataCTAAGTAATGCAGTTATTACGAAAATTCTGTTATCGTTGACGATATGAAAATTCCATTCCACCACCAACCACCAACCACTTTTCGAAATTGCGACTTAATTACtattgatttccttttcaatttgtcctataatttttatttttttagtaaaaaataatacatatattttttttattgttttatgtctagcttattttactctctcttcactaaattcaataaatattatttttataaatctcttgtccaaaaaatatcaattattaataatgaaacTTTACATTATTTTCAATAGGATAAGGGCATTTAAGTCGGGATGTAAAAATAGCTTAATTTCGGgcacaaatttaatttttctcctGCCATGATGCCAAATTGCCAATCTCATTTCAGGCATAAGTAAAAATTTCAACTGCCTTATAGGAGTAACTTTTTATCATTCTCTAAGttgatatatttgaatttaatttggaaatttgtaaaattgaaacaaatgaCTCAAAATAAggagtagtaaaattattatcttccgtcccctataaatatatttttggccTTTTCATTCCACAAAATTAGTCCATACACGTTTTAAATCAGCCATTggttgaaagttgaaactatGTGAGAAAATCCCTCAAACGGAATCGTGACAAATTATTCATTACAAAAATTACTACAAAGGATCTTCTCTTGTCGTGACTCTTGCCACTGGATAATAGTGGATATCACTAGACTTTGTGATATTAGTGGCAATTATGATGTCTtgcatttttcaaaattaattgtgCAAATGATCACTAAAGTAATGAAGAATCAATTACGATACATCttgcaatttaaaaaaaatcacaaatcacGAAATTTCGAACATCCACAATCGTCTCATTCATCCAAATTTAAGCTCACTTCTAAAAAAGTTATGTGGCATGTGTCCATTAGGTGAAACGACGTCATATTTGAGCATTAAATCGAAGTCTATCACTTGAACATTACACATGTACAATATCGATCAGGATATGACCAAACTTCATGATAATGTTACCGGGGAAGAAAAGCACTGTGGGAAATGGTGGCGATGGAGGCCTCATTGCTGCCTCCACTCGAGTAATGGAACTCCATAGTCTCCTTATCCATGAAAGGAGGTTTGCTTGGCAATGGAGGCTCCTCTTTTGCCTCTAGCATCAGCAGTGCCTTCGACATGGACGGCCGCGACGATGGGATTTCTTGGGTGCAGACTAGTCCTATTTGAACGACTCGAGCCATCTCTCTCATCACGTCGGCCTCCTCCTTCCGGCCTCCTAGCATTAGGTTGGGGTCGACGAGAGGCTCAACCGTTCCTTGCTTGAATTGCTTCCATGCCTAATCCAAACAAATTTCAGGATCAGATTGTGTAGGTATTTGTtgattgtaaaatattttcttaacttACTCTGCTAAGCAAACTCTCCATGTCATCCGAGCTTTCGCCCTCGTTATTCCTTCTACCGCTGACAATTTCCAGCACGAGCACACCGAAGCTATAGACATCCGCCTTCTCAGTCAACTGGCCGTAGGCCAAGTATTCCGGTGCCATATATCCCCTGCAAGATCAACATCAGCTCGACTCGAGCtaagaaaatgatgatatgCATCAACTACTCACAGGGTCCCTGCAATAGCAGTGCTGATATGACTCTGATCTTTCTCGAACGATCTAGCTAGCCCAAAGTCCGCAATTTTGGCGCGCATCCTTGAGTCAAGGAGGATGTTGCTGGCTTTGATGTCTCTATGTATGATTCTTGTTGATGTATTTTCATGGAGATACACTAATCCCTCTGCTGTTCCCACTATTAtcttcaatctcttctcccaGTCTAGTTCTTTACCTTTATCTATATCTATGAATGGTTAATAAACATTAGTAACgaagataaataaacaaaacacgataagaacaaaatatttcaagtCATTTTCGGTCATATAATCTATGCTGCCAAACTGCCCCTTACAAGTTATAAGAGTGCTAACCGAAGATGAAGGCATCGAGGCTCTTGTTGGGGCAGAATTCGTAGACGAGAAGGCGTTCTGGTCCCGAGCAACTGCAGCCCAACAATCGGACTAGATTCTTGTGTTCGACACTACTGACCATGTTCACTTCATTGTAGAAGTCTGTAACTCTGTGTTTGTTATTGAAGAAGAGCCTCTTCACTGCAATCTCTCTCCCGTCCGCCAACACTCCCTAAATAACGAAGCGCTGCTTAATAGGTAAAGATGTATCTCCTTCAAATAATAGGTCTGGGTTTGAGACATCACAAATTAAAGAGGTTTGATACCTTATATACCGTGCCAAATCCGCCCTGTCCGAGCTTGTTGGCTTCATTGAAAGAGGCCGTAGCCCTTTCCAGAGTCGAATATTTGAAGTTCAAGCTATTATGGTTAAGGTTCTTCACTAATTTTTCAGCATCAtctaaaatcaagaaacaagATTGAATGTATGCTACTAGGAGTATAAGCCATGCCTcatgattgagaaataaattatactatagaTTTGTCATGATATTTCAAACCTCTTCTTTTCCTTGCAATGATCCTCCTCTTCCAGACATAAACTCCAATAATAACCCCACCTATGAAAAGAGCTGCTCCACTCACAGCCACAATCACATTCACTATAACTCTCCCTGCACCATCGAAGTTAGTTATAAcagtaaaaaaacaaagtgatAAGTAAATTACTAgaaaaactttgaaaattagCCGTGAAAATTACGAGTTTTcctattttctaaaaataaaattcaacaatgaCGACAACATCTATGAATTTTACTACTATCACTTTTCTCAACACGATTAGCAAATAACTCGTGATTTTAATTGGTAACATGCGTGACTCAAATCAACGACacaatataaatagaaaagtgagaaaatgtgaaaattcatgatttttactGCTGAGTTTCAAAGTTGCATGACAAAccaaaatgttaattttgagACCAAGCCCAAGccaatttacatttttatagttGTAGTTACCAAAAAACCCATACGAATTAATAATGTTTAAGTTACGTACTTACGTACCTGATCTTGAACTTCCACTATTTGATAAAGAATTCATAAAATGAGTATCAGAATACTGAACGAAGCAGCCTGTGTTGAGGGCCCGCCCATCGGCCCGAGGCAGGCAGCCCAACAAAGAAGCAGAAGCATTCTCCAAACAAGCCCGACAAGCAGTAGCACTAATAGTCCTCCAGCAATCCGCCATCACGTACACCGATTCATTCACGGCCCGACCCACCGCCACCTCGGCCCGCCCATACCGCACATTCCCCGACGCAACCGACACTACCTGCGACAAACCCTTCCGCACAGCCTCCTCGAATCCCGGCCCGGCCCGACTTCGGTTCCCGCATTCGGGCCCGTCTCCTGGGCCCGTGAACTCGTCATAGAAGCTGTAATTTTCGGCCCGAATAAAGCATCCCTCGAGGTAGGCCCGGCCTCCATTGGAGGGGTAGCACTGGGGCAGGATGTTCCGGGCCTCGACGTAGCAGAGGGTGCAGTCGGCCGGCGAGAGATCGCCGTAGCACTGCGCGAAGCCGTAGCTCTTGTGGCGGCCCGAGCCCGTTTCCGCGGCCCCGTGGCCCGAAGATTGCATTAGGAGGGTAATTTTGTCCATTGTGGAGATGAAATTTGCCACGTTGATTGTGGCGTTTTGCTCTGTTTGGTTGCCGCATATTAGCTTGATGACTTGATCTCTTGGATCTGCAAATGAGGTGTTTGCAAACAGCAGAATCAACGTAGCTATGATCATCAAATTGGACATTATGCTGCaacagagaaagagagaggggTCAAACTTCCAGCCTTCCAGGGAAAGAGATGTACAGATTAATCAATTAGAAATATTgagaaataactttataaatGCTTTATGTAGTTACAACGAAATTATTGAGTAATATGGATATATGATCATTAATGGATTGACTTTAAACACGTGCATTGTCTGCACCACTatattctgtttttttttaatgtgacGATCTctcaatatgaaattgttacgcaaacttttagaattaatactcctattttgaaaatataaaaatagtttgtGACGCCGTAACTCCGGCGAACTcaatcttttaaaaatttaaaaatcggacCGATAAGCAAACTGGTGAAGCAACTGGTTTAATGGTTCAACTAATTCAATAGTCGAACTACTGGTCGAAccgaaatattattataaacacatataattaaatatataatatataaaatatatactattaaataatgaatgataaatgtaattaataatttatcactaAAAACCATTATgtatacttatatataaatattatggtcatattctaatgctaaTAGCACCCTAATCTAAAATCgagaccaaatctccaccctttgattaaaaatgagtggatgagattaaatcttacgaat
This window contains:
- the LOC125204882 gene encoding cysteine-rich receptor-like protein kinase 2: MSNLMIIATLILLFANTSFADPRDQVIKLICGNQTEQNATINVANFISTMDKITLLMQSSGHGAAETGSGRHKSYGFAQCYGDLSPADCTLCYVEARNILPQCYPSNGGRAYLEGCFIRAENYSFYDEFTGPGDGPECGNRSRAGPGFEEAVRKGLSQVVSVASGNVRYGRAEVAVGRAVNESVYVMADCWRTISATACRACLENASASLLGCLPRADGRALNTGCFVQYSDTHFMNSLSNSGSSRSGRVIVNVIVAVSGAALFIGGVIIGVYVWKRRIIARKRRDDAEKLVKNLNHNSLNFKYSTLERATASFNEANKLGQGGFGTVYKGVLADGREIAVKRLFFNNKHRVTDFYNEVNMVSSVEHKNLVRLLGCSCSGPERLLVYEFCPNKSLDAFIFDIDKGKELDWEKRLKIIVGTAEGLVYLHENTSTRIIHRDIKASNILLDSRMRAKIADFGLARSFEKDQSHISTAIAGTLGYMAPEYLAYGQLTEKADVYSFGVLVLEIVSGRRNNEGESSDDMESLLSRAWKQFKQGTVEPLVDPNLMLGGRKEEADVMREMARVVQIGLVCTQEIPSSRPSMSKALLMLEAKEEPPLPSKPPFMDKETMEFHYSSGGSNEASIATISHSAFLPR